Proteins found in one Aethina tumida isolate Nest 87 chromosome 1, icAetTumi1.1, whole genome shotgun sequence genomic segment:
- the LOC109600700 gene encoding bromodomain adjacent to zinc finger domain protein 2B isoform X3 — MDKENGKSNESSSGSTKASNTQDPSSLLDAASLFAYWPRGDAANAANAANLFAAAGGGFGLPPHPSLPFGMLPPSGGGGRGGSMSSLSASSSAAAAAYNNAYTNTLSVAASQAASLGIPAASAAWWSMASHLAAQDYLARLQASGMNFPSLGNPSDLQYSSLGLPSLSSHHKSSKNSKSSSLSRSQGHSKDKLASMSKVDSRIEQSLKATSVQNSKSGGSGSQKYSNSGLSIQPSMKLPSSNASGDRKQSSKNSDLSYMKHLDKPKSSSASSGVKVSSQPAPSIFTSPLTLASNSDKNSPNSNSTQNSVNSSSIASLPSSILSDPNSILGGVRLPPDTEIIKYTSSIVGPKIPGTTNRGRKKTISLDPPVDQDGLTPPSTPSGDRVEVIKLPATNGSPSSMFNSSGGSDATGGDYPLNLSLKPSTAVSTASGSSSLNSLSNMSANIGVDRISRRKPGPKPRRVVPSGSQLPPAAPSASLAQLFAQADSPRPPSRNEGSDGGSSTSSTCAGGSASTMTSMSANHKEGRPRNLGRGVSKPKKNTVASLLAQSRALGIKPGPMLDPNASMNQQMNVLKSNILAAQQYISEAGGDEKALNKFLQEKFRGTLSDSSTVDASTDSDNLTDSNHTDSEMESEVAAKKQKQYDERLLRVPLELGWKRETVIRGLTKNGGIKGDVTYVAPDSSNKFKQMSDITQYLEYQKNGELSRDNFTFSCRVILGDYLQPVPPEMATDGSEFIHLSEEDVNRRLEELKMAMRTSLPVEQRIEMARKQQAARAAARLDREQARLAKEIERTERQEAARRDREARSQQMLEGRKRLAFTLEQKMQIISEIEAGKLKSDVSRELGLASSTVATIWKNRDNILNAYSTENIELQQNGHFATSNAISIPNITMAKRKRQEELEKHRLEEQQRKQQERELKRQQAAILKEQERERRRQHMALVKALENRRKLEERERKKQQLLAEKQANKEKKKEQRKIELEILNEIRKPCEDLELDQKPLPEFDRIPNMKMPGKAFADILMVFEFLHNFGETLGFDMESLPTLDSLQQALLPHDNSLDAEEELFSVMTHLLVCAIEDPGIPNPARHTTILGQSLRQADITHQNLSEILRIYLYANATGEVKALTGVHFERDREKRIADHHQNDNEMQQTQVGKNSQYYELLHENPTYKMSDMLKDKPFMALSATDKAAILAFICNELLQNKAVIRQIEVSLETVVQQRKEKWLLDTKIRKLKMLHSRKVRSEAMEKAQKADGEEGVDSPSLHKDDLLDEDENDMSENESVGTQPEEVILEEDNKLSGEELGKKLEKFVKSSESQLHALNVATHQLRATCYGQDRYWRRYWSMPKAGGIFVEAIESADYAEFENQFKSDSDIAPVPIHSLSDVNNIVDSVEKINDTEVDQEVSNIVAANGDGLQSSDVKMTDDNENEHRKTPNRLNTLGNGELPDNGEKNLVQLQKSVDDIVQNLERNIDLEKQKESQDNNLNNHVEVKTDAMDNEPIGSKKFNLFERLGQCMERENKTEEDLKADVKAEVKEELKNEILNELKSEIKTELKTEVKQEVEEEKIDPEHKWFSIVHKDGSTCEGVQLTAGNKWENGVGACTRDNITELKIPVFPPPGSNSSATYNSCDSPAPLQMTPEESVQLELIKKHGMPASCTRMPVPKDKRYGWWRITEVDQLREVLDNLHMRGVRERELKRNFVNIMQTMYENQGRLHIEEGSKELSEFIAEQMDDVDYVEDAPRPDPPGSWNQSIAHRVDLFLLEQVEALEDKVASASMQVKGWKLPSRDLPEIAFGEVVKLVKERLSSLEQNIERRYLKPPLGVNTGDPNLAALAHEAASGSGGGSSGGGNCGSGSSLQSGSSASSSSGGGGGNAPASEDIPKGLMVWREAVNRSQTSAQLAMCLYSLEASIAWDKSIMKAVSLPNVVFNKQKARKYNSKLSNCQFCHSGDNEDKLLLCDSCDRGYHTYCFKPKMENIPDGDWYCHECMNKATGDRNCIVCGKKVSQSGTKLILCELCPRAYHTDCIQPTLNKVPRGKWYCNNCISKKPQKKTVKKNHKISRESESSEHPPSSPAPSHSSVTTNEDQSLTLNSGGAPPNDTPSASACSSNSAAACATPNVSGSPTSSTTGALQPQGASSASKKDQHRANKKLMKELAPCRAILEDLECHDDAWPFLLPVNTKQFPTYKKIIKIPMDLSTIKKRLQDMQYKSREEFCADVRQIFNNCETFNEDDSPVGKAGHCMRQFFEARWNELCINHS, encoded by the exons gtGCAGCCTGGTGGTCCATGGCATCTCATCTGGCCGCACAAGATTACCTCGCTCGTTTGCAAGCCTCTGGCATGAACTTTCCCTCACTAGGTAATCCAAGTGATTTACAATACTCATCTCTGGGCCTCCCATCATTGTCCTCCCATCACAAATCATCGAAAAATTCGAAGAGTTCTTCACTGTCCAGATCGCAGGGACACTCAAAGGACAAACTGGCATCTATGTCAAAGGTGGATAGCAGGATCGAACAATCACTGAAAGCCACTTCAGTGCAAAACAGTAAATCTGGAGGCTCTGGAAGTCAAAAATACTCAAACTCTGGGTTGTCCATACAACCCAGCATGAAGTTACCTAGCAGCAATGCCAGTGGTGATAGGAAACAGTCATCGAAAAACAGTGATCTGAGTTATATGAAGCATTTAGACAAGCCGAAAAGTTCTAGTGCCTCATCTGGAGTTAAAGTTTCTTCTCAGCCTGCACCCAGCATATTTACAAGTCCATTAACTTTGGCCAGTAATTCAGACAAGAATAGTCCTAATTCAAATAGTACTCAAAATTCTGTGAATAGTAGTAGTATTGCCAGTTTACCTTCTAGTATATTAAG TGATCCAAATTCCATATTGGGTGGCGTTAGATTACCGCCCGACACGGAAATAATCAAATACACATCATCCATTGTGGGTCCTAAGATTCCAGGTACAACGAACCGTGGCAGAAAGAAGACGATTTCTTTGGATCCTCCAGTG GATCAAGATGGGCTCACACCGCCTTCGACACCGTCAGGTGACCGTGTGGAAGTTATCAAATTGCCGGCCACAAATGGCAGTCCATCCTCAATGTTCAACAGTTCGGGGGGATCGGACGCTACGGGCGGCGACTATCCACTTAATCTGTCATTGAAGCCGAGTACGGCCGTCTCCACCGCCAGCGGCAGTTCCTCTTTGAACTCGCTTAGCAATATGTCAGCCAATATCGGTGTCGATCGTATAT cTCGACGAAAACCTGGTCCCAAGCCACGCCGCGTCGTACCATCGGGCAGTCAGTTACCCCCGGCCGCTCCTAGCGCCTCTTTGGCCCAACTATTTGCCCAGGCCGACTCCCCTCGTCCGCCCAGTCGTAACGAAGGCTCGGACGGCGGCAGCTCCACATCCTCCACCTGTGCCGGCGGCAGTGCCTCAACCATGACGTCAATGTCCGCCAATCACAAAGAAGGTAGACCTAGAAATTTGGGCAGAGGCGTGAGCAAACCGAAGAAAAACACCGTGGCATCGTTGCTGGCTCAGAGCAGGGCGTTGGGTATTAAGCCGGGTCCGATGTTGGATCCTAACGCGTCCATGAACCAGCAGATGAACGTTCTGAAATCGAACATACTGGCTGCGCAGCAATACATTTCCGAAGCCGGTGGCGACGAGAAAGCCTTAAATAAATTCCTTCAGGAAAAGTTCAGAGGCACTTTAAGTGATTCTAGCACCGTAGACGCTTCCACCGACTCCGATAACTTGACCGATTCCAATCATACTGATTCCGAAATGGAATCCGAAGTGGCTGCCAAAAAGCAAAAACAGTACGATGAAAGGTTACTGCGAGTGCCGCTAGAGTTAG GTTGGAAACGAGAAACCGTCATCAGAGGTTTGACGAAGAACGGCGGAATTAAAGGCGACGTGACTTATGTAGCCCCTGATTCTTCCAACAAGTTCAAACAGATGTCTGACATCACCCAGTACTTGGAGTACCAAAAGAACGGTGAATTGTCGCGTGACAATTTCACGTTTAGCTGTCGAGTAATTTTGGGTGATTATTTACAACCTGTACCGCCTGAAATGGCAACGGATGGAAGTGAATTTATCCATCTTTCTGAAGAAGATGTTAATAGAAG gtTGGAAGAACTAAAGATGGCTATGCGTACAAGTCTGCCAGTCGAACAACGAATTGAAATGGCTAGAAAACAACAAGCAGCCAGAGCTGCGGCGAGGTTGGACCGGGAACAAGCCCGTTTGGCTAAGGAAATTGAAAGAACTGAACGACAAGAGGCCGCACGCAGAGACAGGGAAGCAAGATCCCAACAAATGCTCGAG GGTCGCAAACGGCTAGCGTTCACACTCGAACAGAAAATGCAAATAATATCAGAAATCGAGGCCGGCAAACTGAAATCGGATGTATCTCGCGAACTGGGGTTGGCCAGTTCTACTGTGGCCACCATATGGAAGAACCGTGACAACATTTTAAACGCTTATAGCACCGAAAATATAGAACTACAACAAAACGGCCATTTTGCCACTAGTAATGCCATATCTATACCAAATATAACAATG GCCAAAAGAAAGCGCCAGGAAGAGCTCGAAAAACACAGACTTGAAGAACAGCAAAGAAAACAACAg gAGAGAGAACTCAAAAGACAACAGGCAGCCATACTAAAAGAACAA GAAAGAGAACGCCGCCGCCAACATATGGCCCTAGTGAAGGCACTTGAAAACAGAAGAAAATTGGAAGAAAGGGAACGCAAAAAGCAACAGCTTTTGGCCGAGAAGCAGGCCaacaaagaaaagaaaaaggaacaaagaaaaattgaattggaAATTCTTAACGAAATTCGTAAACCATGCGAGGACTTGGAACTGGATCAAAAACCTTTGCCAGAATTCGATAGAATTCCGAATATGAAAATGCCAGGCAAAGCGTTCGCCGACATCCTTATGGTGTTCGAATTTTTGCATAACTTTGGCGAGACTTTAGGATTTGATATGGAATCTTTGCCAACTCTCGATTCGTTGCAACAAGCCTTATTGCCACATGACAACTCGTTGGATGCAGAAGAAGAACTCTTCTCAGTAATGACCCATCTGTTGGTTTGTGCTATCGAAGATCCTGGTATTCCTAATCCCGCAAGGCACACCACGATCTTGGGCCAAAGCTTACGACAGGCTGACATAACGCATCAAAATTTGTCGGAAATTCTCAGAATTTACCTGTACGCTAACGCAACCGGTGAAGTGAAGGCCCTTACAGGTGTCCATTTTGAGAGAGATCGCGAAAAAAGAATAGCTGACCATCATCAAAACGACAACGAAATGCAGCAGACTCAAGTGGGAAAGAATTCTCAATATTATGAACTGTTGCACGAGAATCCAACATATAAAATGTCAGATATGCTCAAAGACAAACCATTCATGGCATTGTCGGCCACTGACAAAGCTGCCATATTAGCTTTTATTTGTAACGAGTTGCTTCAGAATAAAGCAGTTATTAGACAAATTGAAGTGTCTCTTGAAACTGTAGTACAACAAAGAAAAGAGAAGTGGCTTCTGGACACTAAAATTAGAAA GTTGAAGATGTTGCACAGTCGTAAGGTCAGGTCGGAAGCTATGGAAAAAGCACAAAAGGCAGATGGAGAAGAGGGCGTAGATTCTCCTTCATTGCATAAAGATGATCTCCTAGATGAAGATGAGAACGACATGAGCGAAAATGAAAGTGTTGGTACACAGCCTGAAGAGGTAATCTTG gaGGAGGATAACAAATTGTCTGGTGAGGAGCTTGGAAAGAAGCTGGAGAAGTTCGTCAAGAGTTCTGAATCCCAGTTGCACGCACTAAATGTCGCAACACATCAGTTACGGGCCACATGTTATGGTCAAGATCGCTATTGGCGCCGGTACTGGTCAATGCCCAAAGCGGGTGGGATATTTGTAGAAGCGATTGAGTCTGCCGACTATGCCGAATtcgaaaatcaatttaaatctgACAGTGATATTGCTCCAGTTCCAATTCATAGCTTGAGTGATGTTAATAATATCGTTGACAGTGTTGAAAAAATCAATGACACTGAAGTAGATCAAGAGGTAAGTAACATCGTGGCAGCCAATGGCGACGGACTTCAATCGTCCGATGTTAAAATGACCGATGACAACGAGAACGAGCACAGAAAAACACCTAACCGATTAAACACTCTTGGAAATGGTGAGTTGCCGGACAATGGCGAAAAGAATTTGGTACAACTGCAGAAAAGCGTGGATGACATTGTACAAAACCTCGAACGTAATATCGATCTGGAAAAACAGAAGGAATCTCAAgacaataatttgaataaccaTGTCGAGGTGAAAACCGACGCCATGGACAACGAACCGATTGGAAGTAAGAAGTTTAATCTCTTCGAACGATTGGGTCAGTGTATGGAGCGTGAGAACAAAACCGAAGAAGATCTGAAAGCCGACGTCAAAGCCGAAGTCAAAGAGGAGctgaaaaatgaaattcttaACGAACTCAAATcagaaattaaaactgaattaaaaacAGAAGTTAAGCAGGAAGTTGAGGAGGAAAAGATTGATCCTGAACATAAGTGGTTCAGTATTGTGCACAAAGACGGATCCACTTGTGAAGGTGTTCAATTAACTGCCGGAAACAAATGGGAAAACGGTGTTGGAGCATGCACTAGAGACAACATAACGGAATTAAAGATACCCGTCTTCCCGCCACCTGGCTCTAACTCGTCAGCAACCTACAACTCGTGTGATAGTCCAGCACCTTTACAG ATGACCCCTGAGGAAAGCGTTCAACTTGAGCTCATAAAGAAGCATGGTATGCCAGCATCATGTACACGGATGCCCGTCCCGAAGGACAAGAGATATGGCTGGTGGCGCATCACCGAAGTCGATCAGCTCAGGGAAGTGTTGGACAACTTGCATATGAGAGGCGTTCGTGAACGTGAACTTAAGCGAAACTTCGTCAACATCATGCAAACTATGTATGAAAATCAAGGACGTTTGCATATTGAAGAAGGCTCCAAAGAACTGAGCGAGTTCATTGCAGAACAAATGGACGATGTCGACTATGTTGAAGATGCTCCACGTCCGGATCCTCCAGGTTCTTGGAACCAATCGATTGCTCATCGTGTGGATCTCTTCCTTTTGGAACAG GTTGAAGCACTTGAGGATAAAGTCGCTAGTGCCAGCATGCAAGTAAAAGGGTGGAAATTGCCTAGTAGAGATCTTCCCGAGATTGCATTCGGTGAGGTAGTTAAACTTGTAAAGGAGAGACTGAGCTCTCTAGAACAGAACATTGAAAGGCGTTATTTAAAACCTCCATTGGGAGTaaa CACTGGCGACCCGAACCTTGCCGCCCTAGCGCACGAAGCCGCCTCCGGAAGTGGTGGCGGTTCGTCAGGGGGTGGAAACTGTGGTTCCGGGAGCTCTCTTCAGTCCGGCTCTTCGGCTTCGAGCTCCTCTGGCGGCGGTGGCGGCAACGCGCCTGCCTCAGAAGACATTCCCAAGGGACTGATGGTGTGGCGCGAGGCTGTTAATCGCTCTCAGACATCGGCACAGTTGGCCATGTGCTTGTATTCTCTCGAGGCATCGATAGCTTGGGATAAGAGCATCATGAAAGCTGTGAGCCTCCCCAATGTTGTCTTTAATAAACAGAAAGCCCGCAAATATAACAGCAAGCTGAGT AACTGCCAATTTTGTCATAGTGGTGATAATGAAGATAAACTTCTTCTTTGTGATAGTTGCGATAGAGGATATCATACGTACTGTTTCAAACCAAAAATGGAAAACATTCCTGATGGAGACTG GTATTGTCACGAGTGCATGAACAAAGCAACTGGCGATAGAAATTGTATAGTCTGCGGAAAGAAAGTGTCCCAGTCAGGCACAAAATTGATCTTGTGTGAACTATGCCCGCGGGCCTACCACACTGACTGCATTCAGCCAACACTCAACAAAGTTCCCCGTGGCAAATGGTACTGCAACAACTGCATATCGAAAAAACCACAGAAGAAAACAGTGaagaaaaatcataaaatcagCAGGGAGAGTGAGTCCTCGGAACACCCTCCATCTAG TCCGGCTCCTTCTCACAGCTCGGTCACAACGAATGAGGACCAGTCACTGACCTTAAATAGCGGAGGGGCACCACCAAACGACACACCATCGGCTTCCGCATGCTCATCAAATAGTGCCGCTGCTTGTGCGACTCCCAATGTCAGTGGTTCACCTACTTCTTCCACAACTGGTGCACTACAACCTCAAGGCGCAAGCTCTGCATCAAAGAAGGATCAGCATCGCGCAAACAAGAAGCTAATGAAGGAACTAGCACCTTGCCGCGCAATTTTGGAAGACTTGGAGTGCCATGACGACGCATGGCCGTTCCTCCTGCCCGTAAACACCAAACAGTTTCCCAcctataagaaaattattaagatcCCAATGGATCTGTCCACCATCAAGAAACGTCTCCAAGATATGCA atacAAATCCAGAGAAGAGTTTTGCGCAGATGTGaggcaaatatttaataattgcgaAACTTTCAACGAAGACGACAGTCCAGTTGGAAAGGCTGGCCACTGCATGAGGCAATTCTTTGAGGCACGCTGGAATGAACTATGCATTAATCATAGTTGA